A single region of the Candidatus Binatia bacterium genome encodes:
- a CDS encoding TetR/AcrR family transcriptional regulator — MSRIERPRRGEDARADLKETAIDCFSRYGYQGTSIDRIAREAGVTKGAIYYHYKDKNDLLSAAVADRVGEFEDRVQKACEGAAAEEALRRVVSVSIEHAISNDRPRFAIKLMVEAIDTHDPLLEEMRGMMRRFRAFLRNIVRAGQDSGQFRRDADADSVAATLTSAVIGAETQYYLDPDRFHLEQTLATFIDQLCNDLRGERDAERRVHPPAQGSLQP, encoded by the coding sequence ATGTCGCGGATCGAAAGGCCCCGCCGGGGCGAAGACGCGCGCGCCGACCTCAAGGAAACGGCCATCGACTGCTTCTCGCGGTACGGCTACCAGGGCACGTCGATCGATCGCATTGCGCGCGAGGCCGGCGTCACCAAGGGCGCGATCTACTACCATTACAAGGACAAGAACGACCTGCTGTCGGCCGCCGTCGCCGACCGTGTCGGCGAGTTCGAGGACCGGGTCCAGAAGGCCTGCGAGGGCGCGGCTGCCGAAGAGGCGCTGCGGCGAGTCGTCAGCGTGTCGATCGAGCACGCGATCTCGAACGACCGGCCCCGCTTCGCCATCAAGCTGATGGTCGAGGCCATCGACACCCACGATCCTCTTCTCGAGGAGATGCGCGGGATGATGCGGCGCTTTCGCGCATTCCTGCGCAACATCGTCCGCGCCGGCCAGGACAGTGGCCAGTTCCGCCGCGATGCCGACGCCGACTCGGTGGCCGCGACGCTGACGAGCGCCGTGATCGGGGCCGAGACCCAGTACTACCTGGACCCCGACCGCTTCCACCTCGAGCAGACGCTCGCGACCTTCATCGACCAGCTTTGCAACGACCTGCGCGGGGAGCGCGACGCCGAGCGGCGCGTGCATCCGCCGGCACAAGGGAGCCTTCAGCCATGA
- a CDS encoding acyl-CoA dehydrogenase family protein has translation MIDFELDEEQQLIRETVTTFAAEQLRPAAREADETGVIPESLVRTAWDLGLIQGSVPESYGGYASGDPSAVTGAIVAEGLAEGDLAIALHLLSPRLVVDPVLRLGSEEQKKAILPIYMSERFTPGSAAVVEPWLGFHFTKMKTTARRDGNDYVLDGTKCQVVLAASAPHIVVYAAAEGGIGAFVVPGGTAGLTIGEREKNLGLRGLETYEIRLDGCRVPASARLGGDATPMLRRSRVAQSAMAVGIAKASLDYAITYAKERDAFGVKIAQKQAIAFMIADMATETEAARLLNFEAAWNLDQGGDGSREVAIAHRYSSDMAMTVTDNGLQVLGGHGFIRDHPVEMWARNARGFAIFEGIASV, from the coding sequence ATGATCGATTTCGAGCTCGACGAAGAGCAGCAGCTCATCCGCGAGACCGTGACGACCTTTGCCGCCGAGCAGCTGCGGCCCGCCGCGCGCGAGGCCGACGAAACCGGCGTCATCCCCGAATCCCTGGTCCGCACGGCCTGGGACCTCGGCCTGATCCAGGGCTCGGTGCCCGAAAGCTACGGCGGCTACGCTTCGGGCGATCCGTCGGCCGTGACCGGCGCCATCGTCGCCGAAGGCCTGGCCGAAGGAGACCTCGCGATCGCCCTGCACCTGCTGTCGCCGCGCCTGGTCGTCGATCCGGTGCTTCGCCTCGGCAGCGAGGAGCAGAAGAAGGCCATCCTTCCGATCTACATGTCCGAGCGCTTCACACCCGGGTCGGCCGCAGTCGTCGAGCCGTGGCTCGGCTTCCACTTCACGAAGATGAAGACCACCGCGCGCCGCGACGGCAACGACTACGTGCTCGACGGCACCAAGTGCCAGGTCGTGCTGGCCGCGTCGGCGCCTCACATCGTCGTCTACGCTGCGGCCGAAGGCGGCATCGGCGCGTTCGTCGTGCCGGGTGGAACTGCCGGCCTCACCATCGGCGAGCGCGAGAAGAACCTCGGACTTCGCGGCCTCGAAACCTACGAGATCCGTCTCGACGGCTGCCGCGTGCCGGCCTCCGCCAGGCTCGGCGGCGATGCGACGCCGATGCTGCGCCGCTCGCGCGTGGCGCAGTCGGCGATGGCAGTCGGCATCGCCAAGGCCTCGCTCGACTACGCGATCACGTATGCCAAGGAGCGCGACGCGTTCGGCGTCAAGATCGCGCAGAAGCAGGCCATCGCGTTCATGATCGCCGACATGGCCACCGAGACCGAGGCGGCGCGGCTGCTCAACTTCGAAGCGGCGTGGAACCTCGACCAGGGCGGCGACGGTTCGCGCGAAGTCGCCATCGCGCACCGCTACAGCAGCGACATGGCAATGACCGTGACCGACAACGGGCTGCAGGTGCTCGGAGGCCACGGCTTCATCCGCGATCATCCGGTCGAGATGTGGGCGCGAAACGCGCGCGGCTTCGCGATCTTCGAAGGCATTGCCAGCGTCTGA